The Anoplolepis gracilipes chromosome 17, ASM4749672v1, whole genome shotgun sequence genome window below encodes:
- the C1galta gene encoding glycoprotein-N-acetylgalactosamine 3-beta-galactosyltransferase 1, whose protein sequence is MVQQRLPSFDGGRSGRRFILTLAAGIAFGFLSACLLITSTRDVPHIFKWMPSSSALSKDPHHYSELESEIGPETEVKFHGEDEDFHKGEDKIAQDMAKKVRVLCWIMTGPKNHQSKARHVKATWGKRCNILLFMSSAEDASLPTIVLPVKEGRDNLWAKTKEAFKYAYEKYKDKVDWFMKADDDTYVVVENLRYMLSSYNPNSSLYFGCRFKPFVKQGYMSGGAGYVLSKEGLRKFVEVGLPDKTKCRPDNGGAEDVEMGKCLEKIGVRAMDTRDPHGRGRFFPFVPEHHLIPNHVDKNFWYWKYIYYDTKDGLNCCSDSAVSFHYVSPNMMYVLEYLIYHLRPYGINHGLEKSFADRPSTLTEY, encoded by the exons atgGTGCAGCAGCGGCTTCCTAGTTTTGATG GTGGTCGAAGTGGACGGCGTTTTATATTGACACTCGCTGCTGGAATCGCTTTTGGCTTTCTGTCAGCATGTCTGCTTATTACATCCACAAGAGATGTACCACATATTTTCAAATGGATGCCAAGTAGTTCTGCTCTTTCTAAAGATCCTCATCATTATTCAGAACTCGAGTCAGAG ATTGGTCCTGAAACAGAAGTGAAATTTCATGGTGAAGATGAAGATTTTCACAAAGGAGAGGATAAGATAGCTCAGGATATGGCGAAGAAAGTGCGTGTCCTTTGTTGGATTATGACTGGTCCAAAGAATCATCAGAGTAAGGCTCGTCACGTGAAAGCGACGTGGGGAAAACGCTGCAACATACTTTTGTTCATGAGTTCTGCGGAag aTGCTAGTTTACCTACTATAGTTCTGCCAGTAAAGGAAGGTAGAGATAATCTGTGGGCGAAAACCAAAGAAGCGTTCAAATATGCTTACGAAAAGTACAAAGACAAAGTAGATTGGTTCATGAAAGCTGATGATGATAC gTATGTAGTAGTGGAAAATCTGCGATACATGTTATCATCCTACAATCCAAACTCGTCACTATATTTTGGCTGCAGATTTAAGCCTTTCGTGAAGCAAGGTTACATGAGCGGTGGTGCAGGATATGTACTTAGTAAGGAAGGTTTACGTAAATTCGTGGAAGTCGGCTTACCCGATAAAACCAAATGTCGACCGGACAATGGTGGCGCGGAAGACGTAGAGATGGGAAAATGCCTTGAAAAGATCGGTGTACGAGCGATGGACACTAGAGATCCTCATGGACGGGGTAGATTCTTTCCATTCGTGCCAGAGCACCACTTGATACCCAATCATGTGGATAAGAACTTCTGGTATTGGAAGTATATCTACTACGATACCAAGGATGGCTTAAACTGCTGTTCGGATAGCGCGGTTTCATTTCATTACGTGTCACCGAACATGATGTACGTTCTCGAATATCTAATTTACCACCTGAGACCGTACGGCATCAATCACGGCCTCGAAAAATCATTTGCGGATCGACCGTCAACGTTGACCGAATACTAG